Proteins from one Vespa crabro chromosome 11, iyVesCrab1.2, whole genome shotgun sequence genomic window:
- the LOC124427981 gene encoding peptidylglycine alpha-hydroxylating monooxygenase, with amino-acid sequence MNEKNLFLFVLLIGVVFKSIECSNVKKYSLLMPNVSPNVPELYLCTPVKVDPSRNYYIVGFEPNATMETAHHMLLYGCTKPGSTKSVWDCGEMAHSLNGQRETAVPCSEGSQILYAWARDAPRLNLPEGVGFKVGGDSPIKYIVLQVHYAHIDHFKDGSTDDSGVFLHYILHPLNKLAGVLLLGTGGVIPPRSTEYMETACVLKENKTIYPIAYRTHSHSLGRVISGYVIKPNWKWIELGKRDPLTPQMFYPVKNNVSITTHDQIAARCTMQNMRDTWTNIGPTNEDEMCNFYLMYYVENDEPLNMKYCFTPGPPVYYWENDELRNIPDKEASTL; translated from the exons atgaatgagaagaatttatttcttttcgtactTTTAATTGGCGTTGTTTTTAAGTCTATCGAGTGTTCTAAcgtgaaaaaatattctttacttATGCCGAATGTAAGCCCGAACGTG ccagaattatatttatgcaCTCCGGTAAAAGTAGATCCAtctagaaattattatatagttgGCTTTGAGCCAAATGCTACTATGGAAACAGCTCACCATATGCTCTTGTATGGATGTACAAAACCTGGAAGTACCAAGTCTGTATGGGACTGTGGTGAGATGGCACATTCTCTTAATGGCCAACGTGAAACAGCTGTTCCTTGCAGTGAAGGATCTCAA atCTTGTATGCTTGGGCTAGAGATGCGCCTCGATTGAATTTACCAGAAGGTGTTGGTTTCAAAGTTGGAGGTGATTCTCCAATTAAATACATTGTTCTTCAAGTACATTATGCTCATATTGATCATTTCAAAGATGGTAGTACCGATGATTCTGGagtatttttacattatatattacatccaCTAAATAAATTAGCTGGTGTACTTCTTTTGGGAACTGGAGGTGTTATACCACCTAGAAGTACTGAATATATGGAAACTGCTTGTGTCctcaaagaaaataagactATATATCCTATAGCGTATAGAACGCATAGTCATTCTTTGGGTAGAGTAATTTCTGGATATGTAATAAAACCCAATTGGAAATGGATTGAACTTGGTAAAAGGGATCCTCTTACGCCACAGATGTTCTATCCtgtgaaaaataatgtttcgATAACGACGCACGATCAAATTGCAGCTCGTTGCACTATGCAAAATATGCGCGATACTTGGACTAATATTGGTCCTACGAACGAAGACGAAatgtgtaatttttatttaatgtattacGTTGAGAATGATGAGCCATTGAATATGAAGTATTGCTTCACTCCTGGACCTCCAGTTTATTATTGGGAAAATGatgaattaagaaatattcctGATAAAGAAGCATCGACATTGTAA
- the LOC124427982 gene encoding ADP-ribosylation factor-like protein 6 isoform X1 encodes MGLFDRLANLLGLRKKEVNVLVVGLNNSGKSTVINNFKHEDDRCIDIVPTVGFNVEKFSFKNVNFTAFDMSGHDRHRSLWEHYYKECHGIIFIIDSSDKLRLVVVKEELDMLLQHPDIAGRKLPILFLANKMDLPDSLTTVKLVSGLGLEKIQNKPWHIRATNAVTGEGLQPAIEWLTDQIRDIYINKRQ; translated from the exons ATGGGGTTATTTGATCGGTTAGCTAATCTTCTAGGattaagaaagaaggaagtaaACGTTTTAGTAGTGGGGCTTAACAACAGTGGTAAGTCGACGgtcataaataatttcaaacacGAGGATGACCGTTGCATAGACATAGTGCCCACGGTTGGGTTTAATGTCGAAAAATTCTCAT tcaaaaatgttaattttacCGCATTCGATATGTCGGGTCATGATCGTCACAGATCCTTATGGGAACATTATTACAAAGAATGCCATGGgatcattttcataattgaTAGTAGCGATAAACTAAGATTAGTTGTCGTAAAAGAGGAATTAGATATGCTTCTTCAACATCCTGATATAGCAG GACGTAAATTACCAATTCTTTTCTTGGCAAATAAAATGGATTTACCTGATTCATTAACAACTGTTAAACTAGTCTCAGGCCTTGGActtgaaaaaatacaaaataaaccATGGCATATACGTGCAACAAATGCCGTTACTGGTGAAGGACTACAACCGGCTATAGAATGGCTCACAGATCAAATCcgggatatatatattaataaaagacaataa
- the LOC124427982 gene encoding ADP-ribosylation factor-like protein 6 isoform X3 — MLHLTKSKKPSGYLLLFLFKNVNFTAFDMSGHDRHRSLWEHYYKECHGIIFIIDSSDKLRLVVVKEELDMLLQHPDIAGRKLPILFLANKMDLPDSLTTVKLVSGLGLEKIQNKPWHIRATNAVTGEGLQPAIEWLTDQIRDIYINKRQ; from the exons ATGTTACACCTCACAAAGTCGAAGAAGCCAAGCggatatttattactatttctat tcaaaaatgttaattttacCGCATTCGATATGTCGGGTCATGATCGTCACAGATCCTTATGGGAACATTATTACAAAGAATGCCATGGgatcattttcataattgaTAGTAGCGATAAACTAAGATTAGTTGTCGTAAAAGAGGAATTAGATATGCTTCTTCAACATCCTGATATAGCAG GACGTAAATTACCAATTCTTTTCTTGGCAAATAAAATGGATTTACCTGATTCATTAACAACTGTTAAACTAGTCTCAGGCCTTGGActtgaaaaaatacaaaataaaccATGGCATATACGTGCAACAAATGCCGTTACTGGTGAAGGACTACAACCGGCTATAGAATGGCTCACAGATCAAATCcgggatatatatattaataaaagacaataa
- the LOC124427982 gene encoding ADP-ribosylation factor-like protein 6 isoform X2 encodes MGLFDRLANLLGLRKKEVNVLVVGLNNSVKNVNFTAFDMSGHDRHRSLWEHYYKECHGIIFIIDSSDKLRLVVVKEELDMLLQHPDIAGRKLPILFLANKMDLPDSLTTVKLVSGLGLEKIQNKPWHIRATNAVTGEGLQPAIEWLTDQIRDIYINKRQ; translated from the exons ATGGGGTTATTTGATCGGTTAGCTAATCTTCTAGGattaagaaagaaggaagtaaACGTTTTAGTAGTGGGGCTTAACAACAGTG tcaaaaatgttaattttacCGCATTCGATATGTCGGGTCATGATCGTCACAGATCCTTATGGGAACATTATTACAAAGAATGCCATGGgatcattttcataattgaTAGTAGCGATAAACTAAGATTAGTTGTCGTAAAAGAGGAATTAGATATGCTTCTTCAACATCCTGATATAGCAG GACGTAAATTACCAATTCTTTTCTTGGCAAATAAAATGGATTTACCTGATTCATTAACAACTGTTAAACTAGTCTCAGGCCTTGGActtgaaaaaatacaaaataaaccATGGCATATACGTGCAACAAATGCCGTTACTGGTGAAGGACTACAACCGGCTATAGAATGGCTCACAGATCAAATCcgggatatatatattaataaaagacaataa
- the LOC124427980 gene encoding uncharacterized protein LOC124427980, producing MELNKSSSNDNNNDIKSSSEDSSSAERIKLEKEIEDLKLTVRQLQQKLKIVKLNNIKENLISNSRNNFAGTSNQDVSTNVNYELYRYSGLYCVHSARNEYLIGFNSSWKEQKQNLFAIQLLKRGKKIQIGKWVMPMSVDINQLLSEVSLNTIYNIIPFVQNCKHHCNCYIFRLQQYQELKSSVDNLSNCNVQPNLGYTSFIIELLNVYDKINESYANITIYLCYDSKHVRPTEIKLEVTGSIKYDEQTEKQLRKSLKRFYSTNLQTAFDNILIDDNAQFTWTRVKKEDATLEINESSSSEYDLSNLETSQNKIYKRKRRRRVSQVKNKKKNKKDNINNKLDLQDTDRKIPKQSSQKEKYAEASTSKSMKIAHTHKLSKVQTKTVKSRSKNKSSLNNFTIGLRSEEKSESTSKMVQSKIKVKPLSIKLQNIMNNHTSTPIRSSKRNHTPFKELPKLDISDIVDIK from the exons atggAATTAAATAAGTCATCttccaatgataataataatgatattaaaagttCGTCCGAAG ATTCGTCAAGTgcagaaagaataaaattagagaaggaaatagaagATTTAAAGCTTACTGTCAGACAATtacaacaaaaattaaaaattgtaaagcttaataatataaaagaaaacttaaTTTCAAATAGCAGAAATAATTTTGCTGGTACAAGTAATCAGGATGTGTCAACAAATGTAAATTATGAGTTGTACAGATATAGTGGATTATATTGTGTACATAGTGCtagaaatgaatatttaattggATTTAATTCATCGTGGAAAGAACAAAAGCAAAATCTTTTTGCGATACAACTTCTCAAACGAGGCAAAAAGATACAGATAGGTAAATGGGTTATGCCTATGTCAGTTGACATAAATCAATTATTGTCTGAGGTATCACTCAatacaatatacaatataatacctTTTGTACAAAATTGTAAGCAccattgcaattgttatatatttagattGCAACAGTATCAAGAATTAAAg tcTTCTGTTGACAATTTGAGTAATTGTAACGTGCAACCAAATTTGGGATATACATcatttataatagaattattaaatgtatatgatAAGATAAATGAAAGTTATGccaatattacaatttatttatgttatgaTTCTAAACATGTTAGACCAACTGAAATCAAACTTGAAGTAACTGGAAGTATAAAATATGATGAACAAACTGAAAAACAATTGAGAAAATCtctaaaaagattttattctaCTAATTTACAAACAgcatttgataatattttaatagacgATAATGCACAATTTACATGGACAAGagtgaaaaaggaagatgCTACATTAGAAATCAAT gaaTCCAGTAGCTCAGAATATGATTTGTCAAATTTAGAAACatctcaaaataaaatatataaaagaaaacggaGAAGAAGAGTATCacaagtgaaaaataaaaaaaagaataagaaagataatattaataataaattagatcTGCAGGATACAGATAGAAAAATTCCAAAGCAATCgtcacaaaaagaaaaatacgcaGAAGCAAGTACAAGTAAATCTATGAAAATTGCGCATACTCATAAATTGTCAAAAGTGCAAACAAAAACTGTTAAGAGTagatcaaaaaataaatcatctcTAAATAACTTTACCATTGGATTACGCTCAGAAGAAAAATCAGAAAGTACTTCCAAAATGGtacaaagtaaaataaaagttaaaccattatcaattaaattacaaaatataatgaataatcaTACTAGTACTCCTATACGATCAAGTAAACGAAATCATACTCCATTTAAAGAATTACCAAAATTAGATATAAGTGACATAgttgatattaaataa
- the LOC124427834 gene encoding protein LTV1 homolog, translating to MPKGKTKKFIDKKNSVTFHLVHRSQKDPLIADETAPQRVLVPAGETQATKLEKKPLDKKKRVEEQQKYGIYFDDDYDYLQHLKDVNTLDVEWVHVDPVNVNEDKKKEDCKLNLPSSVFASNVEEKIGLLNKAAPVSGLRLDIDPDIVAALDDDFDFDDPENELEDNFIELANAKCCDEGDLEDEEYEDEFSEEEDTDASSNGQMELSDEERDELCSLNGPQHTFKDEETKSRFTEYSMSSSVMRRNEQLALLDEKFDKMYSVYDDNEIGALDWDDIEGHIASDSNMVLQCAKEFEKLQKEDMENVAELMRERMKIIEQEYSSSDEDDLIKLFVDAREKDKWDCESIISTYSNIYNHPKLIVEQKVPRKIKIHSKTGIPKDVLDGSPGKLTSKALAQFNLQNKDTKSTDTRSVAETMKSNLSVLSIRPKDESPDERKKRKKALKEYRKERRIERKANKEAFKEEKKRQEKILLNTRQNIQGNRIL from the exons atg cCGAAGGGTAAAACGAAGAAGTTTATTGACAAGAAAAATTCAGTCACATTTCATTTAGTACATCGTTCACAAAAAGATCCATTGATAGCTGATGAAACAGCACCACAAAGAGTACTTGTGCCAGCTGGCGAAACACAAGCTActaaattagaaaagaaaccaTTGGATAAGAAAAAACGTGTAGAAGAACAGCAAAAATatggaatatattttgatgatgattatgactACTTGCAACATTTAAAAGATGTTAATACTTTGGATGTTGAATGGGTACATGTTGATCCTGTAAATGTtaacgaagataaaaagaaagaagattgtAAGCTTAATTTACCATCATCTGTATTTGCTTCAAATGTTGAAGAGAAAATTGGTTTGCTAAATAAAGCTGCACCAGTATCTGGACTTAGATTAGATATAGATCCAGATATAGTAGCGGCATTGGATGatgattttgattttgatgATCCAGAAAATGAATTAGAAGACAATTTTATAGAATTGGCAAATGCTAAGTGTTGTGATGAAGGAGACCTTGAAGATGAGGAATAtg AAGATGAATTTAGCGAGGAAGAAGATACCGATGCTTCAAGTAATGGTCAGATGGAACTTTCcgatgaagaaagagatgaattATGTAGCTTAAATGGTCCTCAACATACTTTCAAGGATGAAGAAACAAAGTCAAGATTTACAGAATATTCAATGAGTAGTAGCGTAATGAGAAGGAACGAGCAACTGGCACTGTTGgatgaaaaatttgataaa atgtATTCCGTATACGACGATAATGAGATTGGTGCTCTAGATTGGGACGACATAGAAGGACATATTGCATCTGATTCTAATATGGTTTTACAATGTGCcaaagaatttgaaaaattacaaaaagaagAT aTGGAAAATGTAGCAGAACTTATgcgagaaagaatgaaaattatagaaCAAGAGTACTCAAGTTCTGATGAAGATgatttaataaagttatttgtTGATgctagagaaaaagataaatgggATTGTGAAAGTATTATAAGCACATacagtaatatttataatcatccTAAACTTATTGTAGAACAAAAA gttccaaggaaaataaaaattcattctaaAACTGGTATACCAAAAGATGTATTAGATGGATCACCAGGAAAATTAACTTCAAAAGCATTAGCGcaatttaatttacaaaataaagatACAAAATCGACAGATACACGATCTGTAGCAGAGACTATGAAATCTAATTTAAGTGTTTTAAGTATAAGGCCCAAGGATGAATCTcctgatgaaagaaaaaaaagaaaaaaagcattaAAAGAATACAGAAAG gAAAGGAGAATAGAACGTAAAGCCAACAAAGAAGCAttcaaggaagaaaagaaacgacaagAGAAGATATTGCTAAATACTAGACAAAATATTCAGGGTAATCGTATATTGTAA
- the LOC124428259 gene encoding V-type proton ATPase subunit G, whose amino-acid sequence MASQTQGIQQLLAAEKRAAEKVAEARKRKARRLKQAKEEAQDEIEKYRQEREKQFRRFEAKHMGSKEDVAARIEADTKVKIEEMNQAISVHKDTVMYKILELVYDIKPQLHMNYRNEM is encoded by the exons ATGGCTAGTCAGACGCAAGGTATTCAACAACTTTTAGCAGCCGAAAAACGTGCTGCTGAAAAAGTTGCCGAAGCTAGAAAGc gtAAAGCTCGTAGATTAAAGCAAGCCAAAGAAGAAGCTCAagatgaaattgaaaaatatagacAGGAACGAGAAAAACAATTTCGTCGATTTGAGGCAAag CATATGGGTTCGAAGGAAGATGTAGCTGCACGTATTGAAGCCGATACCAAAGTAAAGATTGAAGAAATGAATCAAGCCATTTCCGTGCACAAAGATACA GTAATGTATAAAATCTTGGAATTGGTGTACGACATTAAGCCACAATTGCACATGAATTATCGCAATGAAATGTAA